In Cryptomeria japonica chromosome 10, Sugi_1.0, whole genome shotgun sequence, a genomic segment contains:
- the LOC131027528 gene encoding F-box/LRR-repeat protein At5g02910 codes for MQLLPQIFCRALAMALMAKDIDRLSALSDEILCHHILTKLPLKEAIASSLLSSRWRWLWTRLPRLNFSSEFCVSLRNKAKISSIMKKLILINPGELESFELHINEHYTQSDTKTLVSFRKMSACISYAALRNVKQLTLITLNRRIRSMPSSVFSCHRLTSLILNNLHAKCNPTHFGGFPCLKICSFRSVDLCDAIVEHLVVGSPLLENLTVSGCVGIINFIVCCPFLNDLSIEIGRKENDLFHSTNLDYVPNIVKLSCPQLLNLKVERISSWEDKSMLIKKMVVEINLPACRGLSTNLVCVKDALDSFPSLEDLSMDAH; via the coding sequence ATGCAACTGCTACCCCAAATCTTTTGCAGAGCTCTTGCAATGGCTTTAATGGCAAAGGATATTGACAgattgagtgcattgtcagatgaAATTCTGTGCCATCACATTCTCACTAAACTTCCTCTGAAAGAAGCAATTGCCTCCTCTCTGCTTTCTTCCAGATGGAGGTGGCTCTGGACTCGTCTGCCCCGCCTAAACTTTTCTAGCGAATTTTGCGTATCCCTCCGAAATAAAGCCAAGATAAGTTCCATTATGAAAAAACTCATCCTCATCAATCCCGGAGAACTGGAAAGCTTTGAGCTTCACATTAATGAACATTACACCCAGTCTGACACAAAGACTCTTGTATCCTTTCGTAAAATGTCTGCATGCATTAGCTATGCAGCTCTGAGAAATGTTAAacaacttactcttatcaccttaAACCGGAGAATTCGTTCCATGCCAAGTTCTGTTTTTAGCTGCCACCGTCTCACGTCCCTAATTCTCAACAATCTCCATGCAAAATGCAATCCAACCCATTTTGGTGGGTTTCCATGTCTGAAAATCTGCTCCTTTAGAAGTGTTGACCTGTGTGATGCCATTGTTGAACACCTGGTAGTCGGAAGTCCGCTTCTTGAGAATTTGACGGTATCTGGTTGTGTTGGGATTATTAATTTTATAGTTTGCTGCCCCTTTCTCAATGATCTCAGCATTGAGATAGGAAGGAAAGAGAACGACTTGTTCCATTCAACTAATCTTGATTATGTACCAAACATTGTGAAACTGAGTTGCCCACAATTGCTCAACCTCAAAGTGGAAAGAATTTCCTCCTGGGAAGACAAGTCGATGTTGATAAAGAAGATGGTCGTGGAGATTAATTTGCCTGCTTGTAGGGGCTTGTCTACAAACCTAGTTTGTGTAAAAGACGCTCTCGACAGCTTCCCCAGTTTGGAAGACCTCTCCATGGATGCCCACTGA